DNA sequence from the Armigeres subalbatus isolate Guangzhou_Male chromosome 1, GZ_Asu_2, whole genome shotgun sequence genome:
TAATCGTGGAAAACAGAACTTAACTTGGTAGAGTAGTGCACTTCCGTATCATGAAGTAACTGCCTATTTTGTTCATTGCGTGTTTTGAAAACCGTTTCCTAGCTTTTCGTAATCTATTTCGAAGATTCCGAAGTTCAGGAGTCCACCAGGGTTGACTGTAGTGTACTATAGAGCGTTTCCGTCTAAGAGGTATGTACTCATGAATCGTTTCATAAATTATACCATAAAATCGTAAAACAGCATCATCGACGTCGCAATCTGCCAAGAGAGATGCCCAATCAATCGATGCAAGATGAGTTTGAATTGAGTCCTCGTCACACTGGTTGAAATCGTAGTAAAAGCGGTCATGTTCTATGTCGTCGGTCTTACTGATGAAGACCAATTTTACAATAAAAGGCTTATGATGAGCGTCAATTTTAAAAGTCCACAGGGCGATTCAAAAGTTCTATTCGGTTAGTATCACTAACAAACGCCAGGTCAAGTAATCTATCATACACATTTCGAACATCGTGAACCTGCTGTATTCCGCAGGCGAGAATGGACTGCGTCAATGTAATTTCCTGCTCAGAGGAGGCATTCACAGGGATGTAAGAACTCATGTCAGCATCATATTCCCAAGACAGTCTAGGTAGAGTGTAATCTCACAGCATGATTACGGTGTCAGTAGTGTTTGCGATTACACACAACTGTTGTACGCACGATGCATGATCTAAGTACACAGAGGGTCTGAATTCGGTCTTATGTAAATGCAGCAAATATAAACGGACTGCATTGGCAACGATACAGATACAACAACCTGCTCTAAACTGCAAGCGTTATTCAGCGAGACCAACTTACAACGTAAATGCTTTTTGACGCCGATTAACACACCGCCGCCACGAAGCAGTTGAGAAGTAGATGGGTTTCGATCGAGACGATGAATCACATAGTCGGACGAGAGCTCTGAGCTTAATATATCGCATCCGAGCCAAGTTTCAGTAAGTGCGATGACGTCATAGTCACAGGATGAAAGTGCCAGACGGAGATCTTTAGTTTTAGTTCTTAATCCtcggacattttgaaacaaaattgtAAGGGGACAACTATCGTGAAGACCCGTACATGATGGTTGAGGGGGATTTATCGAATCCACTTGCCTGTCTTCGGAGTCTCGATTGTTGCAGACGGCTTCAACAGCACTGGCATTGAAGAATCTCGTTTTCTGCCAATGTCTTCAACCTCCCGGAATCTTACACCAGATGGCTATGTGTCCAAACACATTGCTTTTGATTTCAAGTTGACTTCCATTCCGACTTTGTATGAcacaagaaaaagagaacgcaCATCTTTTCCTCAGGGAACCAACTTGATAACAGTCACATCATTCACTCCCAGGTTGGAATGAATCATATTTGTTACCGTTTCCTCGCTCACATCCGGATGAATATTCGACAAATACAACCAAAATCGGCTGTTATCCGCTTGAATGGCCGCAACAACGCTGGAACCCGGATTACCATCACCAGTTCCACAGAGTAGTTTGGATGGACGTTGGGATGTTTCGTCTTCTCCGTTTTCTGCTTCACGTTGTCTTTTATTCCTACTTGATCCACCAAAGAATGACGGGCGTGGTCCTATAGGAGTTTTCGGTAAATTTTCGGATAAGGATTTGAAATTTTGACGAATTTCATCCTTAATTTCACCCAAAACGTAGTCGCGAATCTCTGTTTTCAGCGCATCTATGACCAACTCATTGGCACCATTCGTTGATGTTAAGGCATTGCGGAAACGGGTCTTCTTAAACAAATCTTTGCATGCGTTGCAGGCCCAGAACAAATTTTCATTTCCGTTTACAGATGCCAGGACTTCATCGGACATTCTTGTGCAACTCTGGCAAAAATAGAGGAGCAAAAGCGTTGCATTTTACTACAACTGTGTCCTTCAGCTCATGGGCACAGCTTTCACAGACACTGGACGACATGGTATAGAGAAACTGGCTGCCTTGCAATGCAAAATGCTCCTCGATAGATGTCGCTGTTTGTATGGTACGAAGATATGCAGTGGCCCCTCGACACAACGCGGTGTGGTGGTGATGTTGATGAATCGTATAATTGGTTGTCACTCTATACTCACACATATATGAAAGCCGATACGATTGAAGATGGATGCACCCAACGAATACACCTTCAGTTTGGAGAAGAGGACAGGCTATTGCGTTTGGATGTTTCTTTCGGATGGCGAAGTGAAAACAACAGAAGGAAGGTGTTGTTTATTGCTATGAGGAGTTCGAGTACTGGCGATTTGTCGATCTTGGCAAATGATGTTGCTGTAATGTGATCAGATGCAGCGGCGGAAATACGAACTGTTGCGGTTTGGTTTTTGATTGAGTTGGCGATAGAATGACGAGAATATGTATCGGGTGGTGTGGCAGTAGGCGGGTGGCGGGTGGCGGTTGGCGGGTGGCGCGTGGCGGTGGGAGGTGTTGGCGGCTTTGGCTGGCAAATAATGATGGCGATCGACGAAGAATGCGATTCTGCAAatgtttacggcaaattctgcAGGAATCTAACTTTGCACCGATGAAAGTGAGCCGAAATATTGTTGATATCATGCAAATCTCGATGTTGAATGATTAAACGGtatttttcatttccaaaaaacACTAGAAACGTTTATAAACAAACGGAACGATGGAATAACGCAACTaacacacacagacacacagtgtccgtaggtattccgatggaaattcataaaggaacttttcgagaaattttggaaagaatttccgaagcaatattcaaataaattttcaagggaattcttgaggagaaagttctgaaagaatAGATAGGATAATTCCAAATTAGTTTTCCGAatttctttttcgaattttctgagaaatatctTAACGAATATCcacacgaatttctggatttatatctgaGGTACTTTCCACTgaacttatgtgctgtgatgcggcaatatcctagtggaggatgtaatgtaagCTTTTGTtgtggagatacaagctatagctattagcatgttcaccctatcagtctgtctgtagctagcaattgtacaaaaaccctaaaattcaataaaagcatgataggccttgctgcgtgatttttttctcatcttaaaattattcacgccgattcacgccgccgccgccgccgccgaacattgcttacggcgtgacgccgccgacgccgccgccgccggtgtaaaaatggccttacgccgccgccgttcacaaatacttcggcacACAGGTCTAATTGTAATCGCTGACCGTTTTGGTCTTATTGATCTACTTAAATTATATAACAAACATCAGTACATTGAAACTAGCACagtaaaaatgaaacaaaaattgtaCATAAAGTACGCAACATATTCCAAATCTACGAATACAACacaaaaatacttttaaaaaattTTAGAACAATATAGACTGTAAAGCCGAATCCCATCAGATTATCTGATAAATAATTCCCTCAAATCCCCTTTGAATTGTGGATATCTCATGAAGAGGAAGGATTCCGGTTCTGTGCGGATTTCAGTCCACGGTATTACAAACTTGATTGTTCCAGTTCGCCCATTCTTATTTTGGTCGAGTATTACAAATATGTAATCATGGGCAGCGcagtatttattaataaataatacgaaaaaaCCTCTCGAGCTAGATAAAAAATGCTTGCTGGCCACTAAAATGAAGCCGACAGACGCATCCCTTCGTTGCACTGAAGCACTGAACTATACGCTTTGATgtctacacgcataaccagaGTTCTATCGACCCGTTCCAAAAGCGGTACAAGTTCTTTGCAGTATTATAGTCCGATTTTATCAAATCCTGATTTTACAACATTTTGCAATACCGTGCAAGCGTTATTCCGAAACTTGAGCGTAAAAAGAGAGGTgtaaaaatcttcttcttcttattcttattggcattacacccccccactgggacatttccgCCTCGCTGATTAGTGCTCATTGTGCACTTCCACAgtggtccgcgacgttaggcataagaacgttaggcataaggacgttaggcataatggacgtttggcataattctgccttctttatggcataggctgttctttgggtcattttatgcctaacgacCTTTATGCCTATAGTACTAaacctaacgtccttatgcctaacggggtatgccccttccacagttattaaccgcgaggtttctaagcaaagttaccatttttgcattcgtacatcatgaggctaacacgatgatacttttatgcccagggaaatcgagacaatttccaaaccaaaaattatctagaccggcaccggaaatcgatcccagccaccctcagcatagtcttgctgtAAAGCCGCGCATCTGGTCACTGATGCTGGTCGACCATGCTTCTGCTGACCAAAGAGTAATCGCTGCCATCGTGGAGGTCATCATTCAGATCTGCAGCGACCACCACCGAtgcgatgtttttttttcgttaagaCTGCTACCAACgtcttcgtgctgctgtgtacGCTTcgctgcgtccgctctgcgtgaaagcTTGTTCAAATTGAAGATTAGATCCAATCCGGCAAGATGCTTGATATTGATGTCTGTGGTTGTGAGGCATGTACGGGATtagttggtttacctatttttaaactttttatcatttatcgataataaatagttaaggcagtattttcagaacaattcaatgaagcgttgactcttccttgatcattgatttttttttctttattaaagaggttttcagcccttggctggttcacctctaaCTGATCTATGTATCAAAAGTCAAGAATATAAGAAAAGTAAAGCAGCGCGAAGAAAGTGTGATGACTTAGGAAACATGAATATGAAAAGCTCGGGACCGATTGTTTTCAATACCGCATGTTCTTAATGATAAGACAGTAGCCCAGAACCTTTACATGACACTGAATTAGACCAACCACTTGTGCAATTTCATTGTCAAGGTCTCAGATTCCGCAGTGTAAGGCGAACAACGCTTCTGTTATCTGCCTTTTAAGTGTTTCGTTCTTGGCGTATCATGACGCAGAGAGCATCGGGAAGTGAATTAATAGAAAATATGCGTGAACGTTTTCATTATTTCAAATCAACCTCAATTTTATAAATGCACAAGATGTATATGCGGTGGAGATCATTTTTGATTTACACAGCGGAAACCGAAGAATGATTTATCAGAAACTAAAAGGAGGTTCATGTGCACAGATACTAAATTGTTAGGTGACAATATGCCAGTGCGGGTGTAttcaataaaaaagaagaaatggaGAAGATTACTACACCACTATTTCAAACTCTTTTCTAATTTTTGGATATTTGTGGAGACGTAGAGAATCTTCGATCTCTTGTGAAAACAGGTGCCAAAATATCAAACAGTTCCGATTGACAGCCAAAAAGACCTCTCCACATTGTAGATCGGAACGAGTCTTGGAACGAGTATATTTATTTCAGCTAATGCATTCTTTCGATTCAATGCGCAATAGGACCTGTCGGCTCTGGAAAAAAACACGAGTGAGCAACTACTGCCGATAAGGCCAGGTTACGGCAAGTGAGAATTGCTCTATAACTAAACAAAAATACGAAAGACTCACATCGTGACTAATACAGTCTACACACAGTACATTCATATTATCATAGAAAGAAAACGGTAGACGATGCCATCTGAGTTACATTTTTCCACTAACTGTAGGTTTTACTTCTGGTTTCGTGCGGAATAATCTTATCCAACCGCAACCTTCAATAAATCACCTGATAGGATATGTAGCTCTGACCGTCAGCATCTGTGAAAAAAAGTCTGCTAAAATTAACGAAAGAAAGTGGAAAAGAAGGATAAGAACTTTTCCATCTTTTCTGgttctttcaaaaaaaaatcgcgatcGCATAGTTCCCTGTTTAGCGGTTCTTTAAACGGTGATAAGATtcgcaaacaaaataaaaactgagatTAGTTCTTTTCGCAACGTCATTTTGAACCTTCGCTTATCACCTGATAGTTTATTACCCTATGAGCGTCTTCTAGATAGACCATTGCCATCTATTCATGTTATCAACAAATACCGCGATAGTGAGTCGCAATTTGTGTTTGGGGGGATCTAAAACAGCCTCGCGCTTTCTGATCCGTTCCGTTATGTCACGATGGCACTGCTTTCCATCATCCACACGAATCAAACAGCAAACAAACTGATAATAATATTCGACAAGTCAGTCAAGCTAGATTGCAGCTCTTGCAGATCTTTAAGATCTGGGAACGGTGCAACGCGAGATGCCAGTTCGCGCGATCCACTCGTCAGTTACGGTCCCACGCCGGACCAACTCATTTTAATCGGTTAAAGACAGTTATTTCGCAATGGCACCTTCTTCAGTCAGTATGGTGTTTACGGTCGAACCGGTCAACGGTCAAAAGTCGCAGAAGCGATGCCACACGTACGACGAAGCGCTGGAGCTGGTCGGATTCGGGCGGGCGCAGATTTTCCTGATCATTCTGTCCGGATTCTCCATCATGGCTTCCATCAACGAAGCCATGGGAATGAGTATCATCCTGCCGGCCAGCCAGTGCGATCTGGCGCTGGATGCTGGACAAAAAGGAATGATCGGTGGGGCGGTGTTTCTAGGTTTGACACAATGTTCAAAGTGCGCGAAATAAGTTTATTGATTGAAATTGTTATCACCGTAGGAGTTATGGCAGCGTCGTATTTCTGGGGTTACCAGGCGGATACCAGAGGACGACAACTAGTGCTGAAGTATGCGTTGATAGCCACCTCGATATGCTCGCTTGGTTCAAGTTTTACAAACGACTATGTTTCGTTGCTAGTGATGCGGTTGATCACGGGTTTGTGTGTCGCAGCACCTTCCGCAACGGTTTATGCCTATCTGGGAGAATTCTGCACCCCGCGCAGACGGGTTCAAATGATTTCATACGCTTCGGTGATGCCTTTCATCGGAATAATCTACGTTGCGTGTAAGCATAGTTGAGTAATTATATACTAAAAGCACTGTGACCAAGAATATTTGATTTATTACAGTCATTGGTTGGATAACCCTTTCCTATGAGTGGAGTTACACCATCACGGATACAATGGCCTACAAACCCTGGCGATTGCTGTTTATTTTGTACACGATTCCAGGACTTTTGGCtggaattttattcttctttttccctGAAAGTCCTAAGTTTTTGTTGTCCAAAGGACGTGAAGACGAAGCCTTGGCTGTATTGCAAAAGCTCTACCGTGTTAATCATGGGTCTGCAAAAGAAGGAATCTACGAAGTGACTGCTCTCCAATCCGAGGTCAGCGAAGTGAAGCCTGTATCTCAATCAGGTTTGTTAGGAGTTTTGAAATCTGTGATAGATCAAACCCTTCCACTACTGAAGTTTCCATATTTAAAGTACTTCTTCGTTTGCTGCGTTCATAGCGCCAGTGCTTTTACCATGTGAGTCATCAATCAAAACTTAATCAATTCATTCACATTTAACTTTCAAAACTTGTCTTTCAGATACGGTGGATTAGGACTCTGGTTTCCACAAATCATGAATCAAATATCGTCAGACTCCTCAGGTGGAACGGAAATTTGCTCCGTATTGCAACAGCAACCTGCACCAGTTAAC
Encoded proteins:
- the LOC134208093 gene encoding synaptic vesicle glycoprotein 2B-like, giving the protein MAPSSVSMVFTVEPVNGQKSQKRCHTYDEALELVGFGRAQIFLIILSGFSIMASINEAMGMSIILPASQCDLALDAGQKGMIGGAVFLGVMAASYFWGYQADTRGRQLVLKYALIATSICSLGSSFTNDYVSLLVMRLITGLCVAAPSATVYAYLGEFCTPRRRVQMISYASVMPFIGIIYVAFIGWITLSYEWSYTITDTMAYKPWRLLFILYTIPGLLAGILFFFFPESPKFLLSKGREDEALAVLQKLYRVNHGSAKEGIYEVTALQSEVSEVKPVSQSGLLGVLKSVIDQTLPLLKFPYLKYFFVCCVHSASAFTIYGGLGLWFPQIMNQISSDSSGGTEICSVLQQQPAPVNISSSTVCESSVQQETFIYTAMLGAFGGIYCLALSLILRRFRGSTMMVLNMIIAGVAGILLQFFTNSYFVAVLFCVEIIFAGICVMLVNAQAVSLFPTQVRGMAVSLVNMVGRLSCFVASAVIGLLMSQNCPATFYFLSGMTFVSAAVTFLLPKEK